In the Candidatus Cloacimonas acidaminovorans str. Evry genome, one interval contains:
- a CDS encoding pyridoxal-phosphate dependent enzyme, translated as MPKLITKFDPVIARKNAKRCKERGIILPTIRQQMFPETIPETIKEKLQPVGLWDINPLNLFRITWKNDIKTGLFGKPNFLEIPSELSGVKARIIGLVGKYFPTGAHKVGAAYGCLVPRLVTGTFDPEIHKAVWPSTGNYCRGGAFDCALLACPAVAILPEEMSKERFDWLREIGAEVFATPGCESNVKEIYDKCAELRSDPSYVILNQFDEFGNSFWHYHITGNAIAEVFAMMQKPGNRLSGFVSATGSAGTIAAGDFLKKHFPLMKINASEAMECPTLLMNGFGGHRIEGIGDKHIPWIHNVRNTDIVSAIRDEDCMRLLRLFNEPAGLNYLKKNGIKPELAEKLELLGISSICNLLASIKMAKYFEYNEDDVIVTVFTDSAEMYQSRLQEQTALKGEYTELQAALDRESILQAQSYDNLLELSYWDKKRIHNLKYYTWVEQQGKTYQEILQQWEPEYWIETFENNLEELDKAIEEFNSLGQKI; from the coding sequence ATGCCCAAATTGATTACGAAATTTGACCCCGTAATTGCTAGGAAAAATGCAAAGCGTTGTAAAGAAAGAGGAATAATTCTTCCTACAATTCGTCAACAAATGTTTCCGGAAACCATCCCAGAAACGATAAAAGAAAAACTTCAACCCGTTGGACTTTGGGATATCAATCCCTTGAATCTTTTTCGGATTACTTGGAAAAATGACATAAAAACAGGACTCTTTGGCAAGCCCAATTTTTTGGAAATACCTTCAGAACTTTCCGGAGTTAAAGCCAGAATTATTGGTTTGGTAGGAAAATATTTTCCTACAGGAGCTCATAAAGTTGGAGCTGCTTACGGATGTTTGGTTCCGCGTTTGGTAACGGGAACTTTTGATCCCGAAATTCATAAAGCCGTTTGGCCTTCAACAGGAAATTATTGTAGAGGGGGTGCTTTTGATTGTGCTCTTTTAGCTTGCCCGGCAGTTGCTATTTTACCTGAAGAAATGAGTAAAGAACGTTTTGATTGGTTGCGGGAAATTGGAGCGGAGGTTTTTGCCACTCCCGGATGTGAATCCAATGTAAAAGAGATCTATGATAAATGTGCAGAATTGCGTTCAGACCCAAGTTATGTTATTTTGAACCAATTTGATGAATTTGGCAATTCTTTTTGGCACTATCATATTACCGGTAATGCTATTGCTGAGGTCTTTGCAATGATGCAAAAACCGGGCAATCGTTTAAGCGGATTTGTTAGTGCTACAGGCAGTGCAGGAACAATTGCAGCCGGGGATTTTCTGAAAAAACATTTTCCCCTAATGAAAATAAACGCTTCGGAAGCTATGGAATGTCCCACTTTATTAATGAATGGTTTTGGCGGTCATCGGATTGAAGGAATCGGCGATAAGCATATTCCCTGGATTCATAATGTCCGGAATACGGATATTGTAAGCGCTATCAGAGATGAGGATTGTATGCGGCTTTTGCGTTTATTCAATGAACCGGCGGGATTAAACTATTTAAAGAAAAATGGAATAAAACCGGAATTGGCAGAAAAACTGGAACTTTTAGGTATATCATCCATCTGCAATCTGCTGGCTTCTATCAAAATGGCAAAGTATTTTGAATACAATGAAGATGATGTTATTGTCACGGTTTTTACGGACAGTGCCGAAATGTATCAATCCCGTTTACAGGAACAAACAGCGTTAAAAGGCGAATATACTGAATTGCAAGCGGCTTTAGACAGAGAATCAATTCTTCAGGCACAAAGTTATGATAATTTGCTGGAATTAAGCTATTGGGATAAAAAGCGGATTCATAATTTGAAATACTATACTTGGGTAGAACAACAAGGTAAAACATATCAGGAAATCCTTCAGCAATGGGAACCGGAATATTGGATTGAGA
- a CDS encoding C25 family cysteine peptidase: MKKISFILLLVFTTAILVAASGTIKLQDNPAKVQLLEKSDTGLSIAYAVDELQFREINTKEGIFTELNALNYTTTNVTGLPALPLMRQLISVPLGANVTANIVSSSAKVINLDEQGVLYPLMPRQESVSKSADLEQLPFEVNRDFYNANMWTDNPSITVTEIGMMRGTRIFAVDFVPIKYNPVLKKIEVIYQAEVKVAFSGANFIATNELQAKTYSPAFEGVFAQTLINYNAPKVSFLRYPIGYVIILPDNFIAPMQPFIDWKKQEGYNVIVAPTSITGTTTTSIKAYMQNLWNSATSENPAPSYLLIVGDVAQVPTNNGNAGSHPTDLTYVRLQGTDYMPEMYFGRFSATSVAEVTNQVNKTLMYEQYTMPSDAYLSEVVMIAGVDSYYSTTHANGQINYGTNNYFNPAHNITSHTYLYPASGSSASAIVQNASNGMGYINYTAHGDVTEWYNPNFSISNINSLQNTNKYSYVVGNCCLTSKFDNPICFAEAWLRATNKGAIIYIGGTNSTYWDEDYWWGVGYKPPVVGTGSPFVAGRTGAYDALFHDHNEPFADWAGNAGSNVVMGNMAVVQSNSSRINYYWEIYSIMGDPSLVPYLGIPAQNAYTPPAQMFLGFNSMDIQTDPYSYVALSMNNELHGVGLADASGNLTLNYTPFTEPGIAKLVITRSLRKPLIANIEIIPNEGPYVTVGPLELNDGNNNIAEAGDNINISLQFNNVGIETASNLTATLTCDSPYILLNNATIQLPDIASGNSINQTNAFQINILPDVPDQHLAGFNITVSDGEDTWVTQRSLTINAPNVVFGNHTLFDSNSDGIYQPGETVTISLSISNTGHMNVDGGSLAIVLSSPYAALDNYNFIIPPLTAGNGIPIVLHLFISQDCPNEEVIPIGFAMNAGIQLLNHSIMIPVGIIGESFESGDFTAFPWVNNSTIPWTIISGTSNAHFGNYAAKSGAIGNNGSTTLQITMEVPSAGNISFWRKVSSEANYDWLKFYIDNNETGSWSGEIGWSEVSYPVTAGSHIFKWTYSKDVGSVSGSDCAWLDDIRFPGMGVLETAIFYTTTTQIDFTDVLPNTTVSVDFALRNLGNIAMQGIITCPPNFELSQYGNALPANYTYQIEAGQTVIYTLSYIAGNSVSELQTNMQITTNDPHHPMVIIPVNLTPLANDDNVNIPYVTALHKNYPNPFNPETTIHYSLSEAGPVKIEVYNIKGQLVRNLVNERKTAGNYTVIWNGKDEQGKNVSSGIYFYRMQTKNYSSTQKMMLMK; this comes from the coding sequence ATGAAGAAGATTTCTTTCATACTCTTACTGGTTTTCACAACAGCTATCTTAGTAGCTGCCAGTGGAACCATAAAATTACAAGATAATCCGGCAAAAGTGCAATTGCTGGAAAAAAGCGATACGGGGCTTTCTATCGCTTATGCTGTAGATGAATTACAGTTTAGAGAAATTAATACCAAGGAAGGTATTTTTACTGAACTAAATGCCTTAAATTACACTACTACTAATGTTACTGGCTTACCAGCATTACCTTTAATGCGACAGCTGATTAGTGTTCCCTTAGGAGCAAATGTTACTGCCAATATTGTCAGCAGTAGTGCTAAGGTTATTAATTTGGATGAACAGGGTGTTTTATATCCTCTAATGCCGCGTCAGGAATCGGTTTCCAAGTCAGCGGACTTGGAGCAATTACCTTTTGAAGTAAACAGAGATTTCTATAATGCCAATATGTGGACTGATAACCCTTCCATTACTGTAACGGAAATCGGAATGATGCGCGGAACAAGAATTTTTGCTGTTGATTTTGTACCTATAAAATACAATCCTGTTCTCAAAAAGATAGAGGTAATTTATCAGGCGGAAGTTAAAGTTGCTTTTAGTGGGGCGAACTTTATTGCTACCAATGAACTTCAAGCAAAAACATATTCTCCCGCTTTTGAAGGTGTATTTGCACAAACACTTATCAATTATAATGCACCAAAGGTTTCTTTTCTCCGCTATCCGATTGGCTATGTAATCATTCTACCGGATAACTTTATTGCTCCGATGCAACCTTTTATTGACTGGAAAAAACAAGAAGGTTACAATGTAATTGTAGCGCCTACTTCTATAACCGGAACAACTACAACCAGCATAAAGGCATATATGCAAAATTTGTGGAATTCAGCTACATCCGAAAATCCCGCTCCTTCTTATCTTCTTATTGTAGGTGATGTTGCTCAGGTTCCTACCAATAATGGAAATGCAGGTTCACATCCCACTGATCTTACTTATGTTCGTTTACAGGGAACTGATTATATGCCGGAAATGTATTTTGGTAGATTTTCCGCAACTTCTGTAGCCGAAGTAACCAATCAGGTGAATAAAACCTTGATGTATGAACAATATACAATGCCCAGCGATGCCTATTTAAGCGAAGTAGTTATGATTGCTGGTGTTGATAGTTACTATTCCACTACCCATGCCAATGGCCAGATTAACTACGGAACTAATAATTATTTTAATCCTGCTCATAATATTACCAGCCACACTTATCTCTATCCTGCATCGGGAAGTTCGGCATCAGCAATTGTGCAAAATGCTTCCAATGGAATGGGCTATATAAATTACACTGCGCATGGTGATGTAACTGAATGGTATAATCCTAACTTTTCAATTAGTAATATCAACTCTTTGCAAAATACTAATAAATACAGTTATGTAGTGGGAAATTGCTGTTTAACTAGTAAATTTGACAACCCAATATGCTTTGCTGAAGCATGGTTACGTGCTACTAATAAAGGTGCTATAATTTATATCGGTGGAACTAACAGCACTTATTGGGATGAAGATTACTGGTGGGGAGTTGGATATAAGCCCCCTGTTGTAGGAACTGGCTCTCCTTTTGTAGCGGGTCGTACAGGAGCTTATGATGCTCTCTTTCATGATCATAATGAACCCTTTGCTGATTGGGCTGGAAATGCCGGAAGCAATGTTGTAATGGGAAATATGGCAGTTGTGCAATCCAATAGTAGCCGGATAAATTATTACTGGGAAATTTATTCCATTATGGGTGATCCTTCTTTAGTTCCTTATTTGGGAATTCCAGCTCAAAATGCCTATACTCCACCTGCTCAAATGTTTTTGGGTTTCAACAGTATGGATATTCAGACCGATCCTTACAGCTATGTAGCTCTTTCTATGAACAACGAATTGCATGGCGTTGGTTTAGCTGATGCCAGTGGTAATTTAACTTTGAATTATACTCCTTTTACTGAACCCGGAATAGCAAAACTGGTAATAACCCGTTCCTTGCGTAAACCCTTAATTGCCAATATAGAAATTATACCCAATGAGGGACCTTATGTAACTGTCGGACCTTTGGAATTAAATGATGGAAATAACAACATTGCTGAAGCCGGTGACAATATAAATATTTCCCTGCAATTCAATAATGTAGGAATTGAAACCGCTTCTAATCTCACTGCTACCCTCACTTGCGATAGCCCTTATATTTTGTTAAATAATGCCACAATCCAGCTTCCTGATATTGCTTCCGGCAACAGTATTAATCAAACAAATGCTTTCCAGATCAACATCCTGCCTGATGTTCCCGATCAGCATCTTGCAGGTTTCAATATTACTGTTAGCGATGGTGAAGATACCTGGGTAACTCAACGCAGTTTAACTATCAACGCTCCCAATGTAGTTTTTGGTAATCACACATTGTTTGATAGCAATAGCGATGGAATTTATCAGCCAGGTGAAACAGTTACAATATCCTTATCTATTTCCAATACCGGTCATATGAATGTTGATGGTGGTTCATTAGCTATTGTTTTAAGCAGTCCTTATGCTGCTTTGGATAATTACAATTTCATCATTCCGCCGCTTACAGCAGGCAATGGTATACCTATTGTTCTTCATTTGTTTATCAGTCAGGATTGTCCTAATGAAGAAGTTATTCCTATCGGATTTGCCATGAATGCGGGAATTCAACTATTGAATCATAGTATTATGATCCCTGTCGGTATTATTGGTGAAAGTTTTGAAAGCGGTGATTTTACTGCTTTCCCTTGGGTAAATAACAGCACAATTCCCTGGACTATTATTAGTGGCACTTCTAATGCCCATTTTGGTAATTATGCTGCCAAATCGGGTGCTATAGGAAATAATGGCAGTACTACTTTACAGATAACTATGGAAGTTCCTTCTGCGGGAAATATTTCGTTCTGGCGTAAAGTAAGTAGTGAAGCAAATTACGATTGGCTCAAATTCTATATTGACAATAATGAAACCGGTTCCTGGAGCGGTGAAATTGGTTGGTCGGAAGTAAGCTATCCTGTTACCGCTGGTAGCCATATTTTCAAGTGGACATATTCTAAAGATGTTGGATCAGTTTCAGGTAGTGACTGTGCCTGGTTGGATGATATCCGTTTCCCGGGAATGGGAGTTTTGGAAACGGCAATATTCTATACTACAACTACCCAAATTGACTTTACCGATGTTCTTCCCAATACAACAGTGAGCGTTGATTTTGCCTTGCGCAATTTGGGTAACATAGCAATGCAGGGAATTATTACCTGTCCCCCCAATTTTGAACTTAGTCAATACGGCAATGCTTTACCTGCTAATTATACCTACCAGATTGAAGCTGGGCAGACAGTGATCTACACTCTCAGTTATATTGCTGGAAATTCAGTGAGTGAACTTCAAACTAATATGCAAATTACGACTAATGATCCTCATCATCCGATGGTAATAATACCTGTTAATTTGACTCCTCTGGCCAATGATGATAATGTTAATATTCCTTATGTGACCGCACTGCATAAGAACTATCCTAATCCTTTCAACCCTGAAACAACCATTCATTACTCACTTAGCGAAGCAGGACCGGTTAAAATTGAGGTCTATAACATTAAGGGTCAATTAGTGCGCAATCTTGTAAATGAACGCAAGACCGCAGGCAATTATACTGTTATCTGGAACGGAAAAGATGAACAGGGTAAAAATGTTTCCAGTGGAATCTATTTTTACCGGATGCAAACCAAAAACTATTCTTCTACCCAAAAAATGATGTTAATGAAATAA
- a CDS encoding C25 family cysteine peptidase encodes MKKTLFFVILLLSFIGLTAEQIVVSQYPDDIRLTNSNPNNMELEFTLGSFYREPVNIDGEQWFHLFLKKEGLTLEAGMPQVPVLARSLIIPATAKMHLNITNSEYVELTLPVAPSKGNLTRDIDPATIPYTFADFYQSGESYPAEIAYLTEPFILRDYRGITVRFQPFIYYPATQTLRVYTKLNISVYTQGTDLTNALLSPKTSYSRYFESTYQNMFLNFSAAKYPSLDEEGRILVIKHSMFDATIQPWVDWKRQLGFTVDVVDVTTAGSTAANIKTYIQNQYNLNDGLMFVQLVGDAPQIPTLTYSGGGSDPSYALLAGNDNYYDIFVGRFSAQTVAELETQVTRSIYYERDIAPGATWLEKAIGIASAEGGGGQGDMGESDIAHMNNIRTDLLNYGYTTVDQIYDPGATAAQVTTSVNQGRGFINYVGHGADTYWVTTNFNNNNANALTNDYMLPFIVSVACVNGNFVSQTCFAEAWMRSVNETTNAPAGAIAFWGSTINQSWAPPMRAQDEVTDLLVGNFKHRIGSLLFNGAHKMLEVYGSQGLDDARTWTIFGDASLMVRTKNPQVITATYNPVLFLGMSSFAVQTIPGGRITLTNNGIIYGKGIADATGNCVINLDIIPDLPMDMTLTIIAFDYQTYIQTIQVLPSSGPYLVVEETTFSDVNDNIFTTGETVFLDMNLSNIGSETATSVSVTLSTNDSYVTLLNPTLTIGDIANGTVSSAGTFQIQLSNSIPDEHTVNLHIFIATSDGETFENNCNFIAYAPAISWGPLQINDSLGNNNGRIDAGENVTITFNVTNSGHCDAADISTTLIVNGVSHLITPIISTIENLPVSQTGQMIYNVTFSSQIPMGTSVQLTAMTMFGEYLSIHTYTIVVGIVMENFDFGFSNFPWVFEGGNWTISPDSFNGSMAAKSPSINNNSSSSISITYQCPQAGEISFWKKVSSEPSCDFLKFYINGILKFQWSGTDDFWSQVTYPVSPGTNVFKWEYVKDNGSYQGSDCAWLDDIIFPSTGEQIGIPVFVIDMEAIDFGEVIVNTIVSQTVTICNCGTASMLGTIATESPFSLGEPIMPAYYLEYIIPVGESFTFNVNFQPLQNSVYTGNLIINSDDPNALVNTIPLYGTGQPVANDDPVAVLVTSLKGCYPNPFNPTTTISFSIKEKTPVELIIYNILGQKVRTLVNQPLEPGEHSVVWNGTDNKGRSVASGIYFYRMKAGNYSETQKMVLKK; translated from the coding sequence ATGAAAAAGACCTTATTCTTCGTAATTCTGCTGTTGAGTTTTATTGGCTTAACAGCTGAACAAATTGTTGTTAGTCAATATCCTGATGATATTCGTTTAACTAACAGCAATCCCAATAATATGGAACTGGAGTTTACTCTGGGTAGTTTTTATCGCGAACCCGTTAATATTGATGGAGAGCAGTGGTTTCATCTCTTTTTGAAAAAGGAAGGACTTACTCTGGAAGCAGGAATGCCTCAAGTTCCTGTTTTGGCAAGAAGTTTAATTATTCCTGCTACGGCAAAAATGCATCTGAATATTACCAATAGTGAATATGTGGAGCTTACTTTGCCGGTAGCTCCTTCCAAAGGAAATCTAACCCGTGATATTGATCCTGCCACTATTCCCTACACATTTGCCGATTTCTATCAGAGCGGGGAAAGTTATCCTGCAGAAATTGCTTACTTAACCGAACCTTTTATTTTGCGTGACTATCGCGGAATAACTGTTCGTTTTCAACCCTTTATATATTATCCTGCTACTCAAACCCTGAGGGTCTATACAAAACTGAATATTTCTGTTTATACTCAGGGAACTGATCTCACAAACGCTCTTTTAAGCCCGAAAACATCCTATAGCCGTTATTTTGAAAGCACTTATCAGAATATGTTCCTTAATTTTAGTGCTGCCAAATATCCTTCTCTGGATGAAGAAGGCAGGATTTTAGTTATTAAACACAGTATGTTTGATGCTACTATTCAGCCCTGGGTTGATTGGAAAAGACAACTTGGTTTTACTGTAGATGTTGTGGATGTTACTACAGCAGGGTCTACAGCCGCCAATATTAAAACTTACATACAAAATCAATATAATTTGAATGATGGCTTGATGTTTGTGCAACTGGTTGGTGATGCGCCTCAAATTCCCACTCTTACTTATTCCGGAGGAGGAAGTGATCCTTCCTATGCACTTTTGGCAGGGAATGATAATTATTATGATATCTTTGTGGGTCGTTTTTCTGCACAAACAGTAGCTGAACTGGAAACTCAAGTCACTCGCAGTATATATTATGAACGAGATATTGCTCCGGGTGCAACCTGGCTGGAAAAAGCAATTGGAATTGCCTCTGCAGAAGGTGGTGGCGGCCAAGGAGATATGGGTGAAAGTGATATTGCTCATATGAATAATATTCGAACAGATCTTCTTAATTATGGTTACACTACTGTTGATCAAATTTACGATCCAGGAGCTACAGCAGCTCAAGTGACTACTTCTGTAAATCAAGGAAGAGGATTTATTAATTATGTTGGTCATGGTGCAGATACTTATTGGGTAACTACAAATTTCAACAATAACAATGCTAATGCTCTGACCAATGATTATATGCTACCTTTTATTGTTTCGGTTGCTTGTGTGAATGGAAACTTTGTTAGCCAAACTTGTTTTGCAGAAGCATGGATGCGTTCTGTAAATGAAACAACAAATGCTCCTGCCGGAGCTATAGCTTTTTGGGGTTCTACAATTAATCAAAGTTGGGCTCCACCTATGCGCGCACAGGATGAAGTTACCGATCTTTTAGTGGGAAATTTTAAACATCGGATAGGTAGTTTGCTTTTCAATGGCGCTCATAAAATGCTTGAGGTTTATGGCTCTCAGGGTCTTGATGATGCTAGAACCTGGACGATTTTTGGGGATGCATCTTTAATGGTGAGGACCAAAAACCCTCAGGTTATTACTGCAACTTACAACCCTGTCCTGTTTTTAGGTATGAGCAGTTTTGCTGTCCAAACCATTCCCGGCGGTAGAATTACTTTAACTAATAACGGCATTATCTATGGTAAAGGAATTGCCGATGCTACAGGTAATTGTGTTATCAATCTGGATATTATTCCCGATCTGCCAATGGATATGACTTTAACTATTATTGCTTTTGATTATCAGACCTATATTCAAACCATACAGGTTTTACCCAGTAGCGGACCCTATTTAGTGGTAGAAGAAACTACTTTCAGCGATGTTAATGATAATATTTTTACTACAGGGGAAACCGTCTTTCTGGATATGAACCTTTCTAATATCGGTAGTGAAACTGCCACCAGTGTGAGTGTTACTCTTTCCACCAATGATTCTTATGTAACCCTGTTGAACCCAACTCTCACAATTGGAGATATTGCCAATGGAACTGTTAGCTCTGCAGGAACTTTTCAAATTCAGCTTTCCAACAGCATTCCCGATGAACATACGGTAAATTTACACATATTTATTGCTACCAGTGATGGAGAAACCTTTGAAAATAATTGCAACTTTATAGCGTATGCTCCAGCTATTAGCTGGGGTCCATTACAGATAAATGATAGTTTAGGTAATAACAACGGCCGCATTGATGCCGGTGAAAATGTAACTATTACCTTTAATGTAACTAATTCGGGGCACTGTGATGCTGCCGATATTTCCACTACTTTGATTGTAAATGGAGTATCCCATTTGATAACTCCTATTATTTCCACTATTGAAAATCTGCCTGTTAGCCAAACTGGTCAGATGATTTATAATGTAACTTTCAGTTCTCAAATTCCAATGGGAACTTCTGTTCAGCTTACAGCAATGACAATGTTTGGTGAATACTTAAGTATTCATACCTATACAATTGTAGTAGGAATAGTAATGGAGAACTTTGATTTTGGCTTCAGCAATTTCCCCTGGGTTTTTGAAGGAGGAAATTGGACTATTTCTCCAGATAGTTTTAATGGTTCTATGGCTGCCAAATCACCTTCCATTAATAACAACTCCAGCTCTTCTATAAGCATTACTTATCAATGCCCTCAAGCAGGAGAAATATCTTTCTGGAAAAAGGTCTCTTCTGAACCAAGTTGCGATTTCCTAAAATTCTACATCAATGGAATTTTAAAATTCCAGTGGAGCGGAACCGATGATTTCTGGAGTCAGGTTACTTATCCTGTTTCTCCTGGAACTAATGTCTTCAAATGGGAATATGTTAAGGACAACGGTTCCTATCAAGGTAGTGATTGTGCCTGGCTTGATGATATTATTTTCCCCAGCACAGGTGAACAAATTGGAATTCCTGTATTTGTAATTGATATGGAAGCTATAGATTTTGGGGAAGTTATAGTCAATACCATCGTTTCCCAAACTGTAACTATCTGCAATTGCGGAACTGCTTCAATGCTGGGAACTATTGCAACAGAATCTCCTTTCTCTTTAGGAGAACCAATTATGCCTGCTTATTATTTGGAATACATTATTCCGGTAGGTGAATCCTTTACTTTTAATGTGAATTTCCAGCCCCTACAAAACTCGGTATACACTGGAAACCTAATAATAAACTCTGATGATCCCAATGCCTTAGTAAATACTATTCCCTTATACGGAACAGGACAACCGGTTGCCAATGACGATCCTGTTGCTGTTTTAGTTACTTCTCTAAAAGGATGCTATCCTAATCCTTTTAATCCTACAACTACAATCAGTTTCAGTATAAAAGAAAAGACACCTGTGGAACTGATTATTTACAATATTTTAGGACAAAAAGTCCGAACTTTGGTTAACCAACCCTTAGAACCAGGAGAACATAGCGTTGTTTGGAACGGAACTGATAATAAGGGTCGTTCTGTAGCCAGCGGAATCTATTTCTATAGAATGAAAGCAGGAAATTATTCCGAGACCCAAAAAATGGTGCTGAAAAAATGA
- the coaE gene encoding dephospho-CoA kinase (Dephospho-CoA kinase (CoaE) performs the final step in coenzyme A biosynthesis.), protein MSQNKKPLLIGITGNIGSGKSAFCNFLAANGLKVISADVVANQHLEDPEIKEALIKRYSTAILSPSNEDNGKGIINRKILADVVFSSEQETQYLNSLIHPLVLQDFQRIVEQSNEEALCFEVPLLFEANLQDCFDYIILISASLETRLMRLEKRGEDRTKAQQRMLHQMPDTEKRFMVDLVIENDGDLLSLQKSAVSFIEKIPYLLHKKVRPFM, encoded by the coding sequence ATGTCACAAAATAAAAAACCTCTGCTTATAGGTATAACGGGAAATATCGGCAGTGGCAAAAGTGCTTTTTGCAATTTTCTGGCTGCTAATGGCTTGAAAGTTATTTCTGCAGATGTGGTTGCCAATCAACATTTGGAAGACCCGGAAATCAAAGAAGCATTAATAAAACGCTATTCTACGGCTATTCTATCTCCTTCCAATGAAGATAATGGCAAAGGTATAATTAATCGTAAAATTTTAGCAGATGTAGTATTTAGCAGTGAACAGGAAACCCAATACTTAAATTCTTTAATACATCCTCTTGTATTACAGGATTTTCAAAGGATAGTGGAACAAAGTAATGAGGAAGCTCTCTGCTTTGAGGTTCCTCTTCTTTTTGAGGCAAATTTACAGGATTGCTTTGATTATATTATATTGATAAGTGCTTCTCTGGAAACACGACTTATGCGTTTGGAAAAAAGAGGAGAAGACAGAACCAAAGCCCAACAAAGAATGCTACACCAGATGCCGGATACGGAAAAGCGTTTTATGGTAGATTTAGTTATTGAAAATGATGGTGATTTGCTTAGTTTACAAAAATCAGCAGTATCCTTTATAGAAAAAATCCCTTATCTACTACATAAAAAAGTCCGCCCTTTTATGTAG
- the cdaA gene encoding diadenylate cyclase CdaA, with the protein MEFLIPRFKDIVDILIIAFLIYQALLIVRKSGGYQVLWGLLFVVVLYILAVIFNLKMVGSLLSAIRNYWFIAVVILFQPELRSILARLNLPRELSKVFSKQEKSSLYTPLIDAVSSMSFRKIGALIVLENKRKLHEYIYSGEPIDAIVSMRLILTIFNPKSVLHDGAIIIRDQRIMAAKVVLPLSKKAEYVRKFGTRHLAGIGITEISDAIAIIVSEQTGQVSVAKAGKIQTNVAFEELLQILTDVTK; encoded by the coding sequence ATGGAATTTTTAATTCCTCGCTTTAAAGATATAGTAGATATCCTTATTATTGCTTTTCTGATTTACCAGGCACTATTGATTGTGCGTAAATCAGGTGGCTATCAGGTTTTATGGGGTCTGCTGTTTGTAGTTGTTCTCTATATTTTAGCCGTTATCTTCAATTTGAAGATGGTTGGTTCACTTTTAAGTGCCATTCGCAATTATTGGTTCATTGCTGTCGTTATTTTGTTTCAACCGGAATTGCGTTCTATTTTAGCTCGCTTGAACCTGCCCCGGGAACTAAGCAAGGTCTTTAGCAAACAGGAAAAATCATCGCTTTATACTCCTCTGATAGATGCTGTTTCTTCAATGAGTTTCCGTAAAATAGGGGCTCTGATTGTGTTGGAAAATAAAAGGAAACTGCATGAATATATTTATAGCGGTGAACCCATTGATGCTATTGTGTCTATGCGATTGATCCTTACTATTTTCAATCCTAAAAGTGTGTTGCATGATGGAGCTATTATTATTCGAGACCAACGCATTATGGCTGCTAAAGTAGTTTTGCCACTATCTAAAAAGGCAGAATATGTGCGTAAATTTGGCACTAGGCATCTTGCCGGTATTGGAATAACAGAAATAAGCGATGCTATTGCCATTATTGTTTCCGAACAAACAGGTCAGGTTTCTGTAGCCAAAGCGGGAAAAATACAAACCAATGTTGCTTTTGAAGAACTTCTACAAATTTTAACCGATGTCACAAAATAA